In the genome of Mytilus edulis chromosome 3, xbMytEdul2.2, whole genome shotgun sequence, one region contains:
- the LOC139514777 gene encoding cyclic AMP-dependent transcription factor ATF-3-like has protein sequence MLDFQIQNGDLYNLEEALYDIFSKSKCNNVLDDSLAAFETGDLSHLVKEELKCTIQTRRLAKGQDELKVDFSEEIKYQLTEDEQNKIVRRREQNRMAARRFRKRRKQNKKTLSEIQDLERDNDVKTAEIKRLREEKETLLKLLNDHLLVCPGIQTTL, from the exons ATGCTGGActttcaaattcaaaatggcgacCTTTACAACCTTGAAGAAGCTCTATATGATATTTTCTCAAAATCCAAATGTAACAATGTGCTTGATGACTCCCTAGCAGCATTTGAAACAGGAGATCTGTCGCATCTGGTCAAGGAAGAATTGAAATGTACAATACAAACAAGAAGACTAGCCAAAGGACAAGATGAACTAAAAGTAGACTTTTCTGAAGAAATCAAGTACCAG CTTACAGAAGATGAACAGAACAAAATTGTAAGAAGACGAGAACAAAATAGAATGGCGGCCAGGAGGTTTCGCAAAAGACGgaaacaaaataagaaaacacTCTCCGAG ATCCAAGATCTTGAACGTGATAATGATGTAAAGACTGCTGAAATTAAGAGATTGCGGGAAGAAAAAGAGACGCttcttaaacttttaaatgatcACTTACTTGTATGTCCGGGCATCCAAACGACTTTGTAG